A genomic region of Ignavibacteria bacterium contains the following coding sequences:
- a CDS encoding 4Fe-4S dicluster domain-containing protein — MAIMITTDCINCGACEPECPNNAIYPGGTPWQLGGKTYGPNDPAPSGAVGFYSEEYFYIVPDKCTECVGFHDEPQCAAVCPVDCCVPDPNHVEDKETLLKKKEYLDSLGR; from the coding sequence ATGGCCATAATGATAACAACTGATTGCATCAACTGTGGTGCTTGCGAACCAGAATGCCCCAATAATGCAATTTATCCAGGTGGAACACCCTGGCAGCTTGGTGGAAAAACTTATGGACCAAACGATCCAGCTCCATCTGGTGCAGTAGGATTTTATTCAGAAGAATATTTCTATATTGTACCAGATAAATGTACAGAGTGTGTTGGTTTCCATGACGAACCACAATGTGCCGCAGTTTGTCCAGTTGATTGCTGTGTTCCTGATCCAAATCATGTTGAAGACAAAGAGACATTACTCAAAAAGAAAGAATATCTTGACTCACTGGGAAGATAA
- the nosZ gene encoding Sec-dependent nitrous-oxide reductase, with translation MQNINSNKLILISLIILSFIGIYLGCKSSKDVVSGDVAQAVYVAPGTYDEFYLFTSGGFNGQVGVYGLPSGRHFKTISVFSQNPETGYGYSEETRPMLMTSYGFVPWDDAHHPELSMTDGVPDGRFLFINANNTPRVAKIDLKTFETTEIIEIPNSAGNHASPFVTENTEYIVASTRFSVPVPNADVPISSYKENFKGTISFIALDPKTEKMNLAFQIIVPGFNYDLAHAGKGPSKDWAFFTSYNTEQANTLLEINASKNDKDFVAAVNWRLAEKYVKEGKAKKMSAEYYHNIYDEKKHMAVSEVKKEVLVLDPKDCPGMIYYLPTPKSPHGVDVDPTGEYIVAGGKLATVIPVHSFSKMLKAIEEKQFDGEVNGIPILKYEAVVAGEVQNPGLGPLHTEFDGKGYAYTSCFVSSEIVKWKLGTWEVVDRIPTYYSIGHLCIPGGDSKKPWGKYVVALNKITKDRYLPTGPELTQSAQLIDISGEKMRLLLDFPTVGEPHYAQAIPAEILMKNSAKIYKIEENNHPYKANGEKEAKVERKGNDVHVYMTAIRSHFAPDNIEGIKVGDNVYFHVTNLEQDWDIPHGFTIKGSNNAEILIMPGQTKTLLWKPTKPGIYPFYCTDFCSALHQEMQGYVRVSPANSNVALSYYTGSSSK, from the coding sequence ATGCAAAACATCAATTCCAATAAACTGATTTTAATCAGTTTAATTATTCTTTCCTTTATTGGAATTTACCTTGGATGCAAATCATCCAAAGACGTTGTCAGTGGAGATGTAGCTCAGGCGGTTTATGTTGCACCAGGAACTTACGATGAATTTTATTTATTTACTTCAGGTGGTTTTAATGGTCAAGTTGGAGTTTATGGCCTCCCATCGGGAAGACATTTCAAAACAATATCTGTTTTCTCACAAAACCCTGAAACTGGTTATGGATACTCAGAAGAAACAAGACCAATGCTGATGACTTCTTATGGTTTCGTTCCCTGGGATGATGCTCACCATCCAGAATTATCAATGACAGATGGTGTTCCTGATGGAAGATTTCTTTTCATTAATGCAAACAACACACCGAGAGTTGCCAAGATTGATTTAAAAACATTTGAAACAACTGAAATTATTGAAATACCTAACTCGGCAGGAAATCACGCTTCACCATTTGTAACCGAAAACACTGAATACATCGTTGCATCCACAAGATTTAGTGTTCCGGTCCCTAATGCTGATGTTCCAATTTCTTCTTATAAAGAAAATTTCAAAGGAACAATCAGCTTTATTGCCCTCGATCCAAAAACTGAAAAGATGAATTTAGCATTTCAAATAATCGTACCAGGATTTAACTACGATCTGGCTCATGCTGGCAAAGGTCCTTCGAAAGATTGGGCATTCTTCACATCATACAATACAGAACAAGCAAATACTCTTCTTGAAATCAATGCTTCTAAAAATGACAAAGATTTTGTAGCTGCTGTAAACTGGCGTTTAGCTGAGAAATATGTTAAGGAAGGTAAAGCAAAAAAGATGAGTGCTGAATATTATCACAATATTTATGACGAAAAAAAACATATGGCAGTCAGCGAAGTCAAAAAAGAAGTTTTAGTTCTTGACCCGAAAGACTGTCCTGGAATGATTTATTACCTTCCTACACCAAAATCACCTCATGGAGTTGATGTAGATCCAACTGGTGAATATATCGTAGCTGGTGGAAAACTTGCAACTGTAATTCCTGTTCATTCATTTTCAAAAATGCTGAAAGCGATCGAAGAAAAACAATTTGATGGTGAAGTAAACGGAATTCCAATCTTAAAATATGAAGCTGTTGTTGCTGGTGAAGTCCAGAATCCTGGCCTTGGTCCATTACATACAGAATTTGATGGTAAGGGTTATGCATATACTTCTTGTTTCGTTTCTTCTGAAATTGTGAAATGGAAATTAGGAACCTGGGAAGTTGTTGATAGAATTCCTACCTATTATTCAATTGGTCATCTTTGCATTCCTGGCGGTGACAGCAAAAAACCATGGGGTAAATATGTTGTCGCATTAAACAAGATCACAAAAGACAGATATTTACCAACAGGACCCGAATTAACTCAATCTGCTCAATTGATTGATATTAGTGGTGAGAAGATGAGATTATTACTCGACTTCCCAACTGTAGGCGAACCACATTATGCACAAGCAATTCCAGCAGAAATTTTAATGAAAAACAGTGCAAAAATTTACAAGATTGAAGAAAACAATCATCCATATAAAGCTAATGGAGAAAAAGAAGCAAAAGTTGAGAGAAAAGGAAATGATGTCCATGTTTATATGACTGCAATAAGAAGTCACTTTGCTCCTGATAACATTGAAGGAATTAAAGTTGGTGATAATGTTTATTTCCATGTAACAAACCTTGAGCAGGATTGGGATATCCCCCATGGATTTACAATTAAAGGTTCAAATAATGCTGAAATACTGATTATGCCTGGTCAAACAAAAACTCTTTTATGGAAACCAACTAAACCAGGAATTTATCCATTCTATTGCACTGATTTCTGCTCTGCACTTCATCAAGAAATGCAAGGATATGTTAGAGTTTCACCGGCAAATTCTAATGTAGCTTTGAGTTATTACACAGGAAGCAGTTCAAAATAA
- a CDS encoding cytochrome c has product MKSKILLLTILVSSLIFLSSCGGEKKETPETQNQTAQVGADLTEFELENGIGPVKEKLELGPIDPKLVKRGEEIWNQKCVACHKLDERYVGPAQRDVIKRRTPEFIMNMILNPEEMEKRHPVTKQLVAEYLTVMTNQNLTMEDARAVLEFFRKVAEETPTNKNK; this is encoded by the coding sequence ATGAAATCCAAAATTCTTTTATTAACAATCTTAGTTTCATCTTTAATCTTTCTTTCATCTTGTGGCGGCGAAAAGAAAGAAACTCCCGAAACACAAAATCAAACTGCTCAAGTCGGTGCAGATTTGACAGAATTTGAACTTGAAAATGGAATTGGTCCTGTCAAAGAAAAACTTGAACTCGGACCAATCGATCCAAAACTTGTAAAACGAGGAGAAGAAATCTGGAATCAGAAATGTGTTGCCTGCCATAAACTCGATGAACGTTATGTCGGTCCTGCCCAAAGAGATGTAATTAAACGAAGAACCCCTGAATTCATTATGAATATGATACTTAATCCAGAAGAGATGGAAAAAAGACATCCTGTTACTAAACAACTTGTTGCAGAATATCTGACCGTTATGACAAATCAAAATTTAACAATGGAAGATGCAAGAGCAGTTCTTGAATTTTTCCGAAAAGTAGCCGAAGAAACACCAACAAACAAAAACAAATAA
- a CDS encoding LemA family protein has translation MRNKSLLIGCSIGAAILFLVFIIFTYGVSKYNQLVSLNEEVNKAWSQVENQYQRRYDLIPNLVETVKGVANFEKETYIAVTEARAKVGQIQITPQMLEDPQAFERFQAAQDNLSSALSRLLVAVENYPQLKANENFLQLQAQLEGTENRISVERKRFNEAVQSYNTAIKRFPTNIIAGMFGFREKQYFKAVTGAETAPKVKF, from the coding sequence ATGAGAAATAAAAGTTTACTAATTGGCTGTTCTATTGGAGCGGCAATACTGTTTTTAGTTTTTATCATTTTTACTTATGGAGTATCCAAGTATAATCAACTTGTCTCTCTTAATGAGGAAGTAAATAAAGCATGGTCACAGGTAGAAAATCAGTATCAAAGAAGATATGATCTGATTCCAAATTTAGTTGAAACAGTTAAGGGAGTGGCGAATTTTGAAAAAGAAACTTACATAGCTGTTACTGAAGCCAGAGCTAAAGTTGGTCAAATTCAAATTACACCTCAAATGTTAGAAGATCCTCAAGCATTTGAAAGATTCCAAGCCGCACAGGATAATTTATCGTCTGCGCTTTCAAGGTTATTGGTTGCAGTTGAAAATTATCCACAGCTTAAAGCAAACGAAAATTTCTTGCAATTACAGGCTCAACTTGAAGGAACCGAAAACAGAATTTCAGTTGAAAGAAAAAGATTTAATGAAGCAGTACAGTCTTACAACACAGCTATAAAAAGATTTCCAACTAACATAATTGCTGGAATGTTTGGATTTAGAGAAAAACAATACTTTAAAGCAGTTACTGGAGCCGAAACAGCTCCAAAAGTAAAGTTCTGA
- a CDS encoding ABC transporter ATP-binding protein: MITLYNIIKRYGKLEVLKGIDLNFSKGKISAIVGPNGSGKTTIIKIILGLVKPDYGKVIIDSKQINGNFLYRENIGYMPQVASFPENLTVLEVLSMIKDLRNRNDNPEENLIKEFELTGELTKPIKTLSGGNKQKLSAVISLMFDPDILIFDEPTAGLDPVVSSRFKDIVRNEKNRGKTIILTSHIMSEIEELADEIIFLLDGKIYYKGSLENLLLEKGEIKLEKAVAKILEEKTIWN; encoded by the coding sequence ATGATTACTCTATATAACATAATCAAAAGATATGGGAAACTGGAAGTCTTAAAAGGGATTGACTTAAATTTTTCAAAAGGAAAAATCTCTGCTATTGTTGGACCTAATGGATCAGGGAAAACAACAATAATTAAAATTATTCTTGGTTTAGTCAAACCCGATTACGGAAAAGTTATAATCGACAGCAAACAAATAAATGGTAATTTTCTATATCGAGAAAATATTGGTTATATGCCTCAAGTTGCCAGTTTCCCTGAAAATCTAACTGTGCTTGAAGTTTTAAGTATGATTAAAGATTTAAGAAATCGTAATGATAATCCAGAGGAAAATCTGATTAAAGAATTTGAATTAACTGGTGAATTAACAAAACCAATAAAAACTTTATCGGGCGGGAATAAACAAAAGCTAAGTGCCGTGATATCACTAATGTTTGATCCCGATATTTTAATTTTCGATGAACCAACTGCTGGACTTGATCCAGTTGTCAGCAGTCGTTTTAAGGATATTGTGAGGAATGAGAAAAATAGAGGCAAAACAATTATACTTACTTCACACATTATGAGTGAAATTGAAGAACTTGCCGACGAAATCATTTTTCTACTGGACGGAAAAATTTATTATAAGGGTTCTCTCGAAAATCTTTTACTCGAAAAAGGTGAGATAAAACTCGAGAAAGCTGTTGCAAAAATTTTAGAAGAAAAAACCATCTGGAATTAA
- a CDS encoding nitrous oxide reductase family maturation protein NosD: protein MIKTELRTILLLYILFLLNSAYSQIYVNPGQNLNEIIQNSPTGSTIIIKPGIYKVDNLIINKPLTIIGENYPILQGNLKDEVITINSNQVKIRGLKISNAGVNFLKENAAIRLEEVSNCLIENNILTNNFFGIYISKSFNCVVRNNKIEAFNKSETTSGNGIHLWYSKAITIENNEITGHRDGIYFEFVRHSLVKNNYSKNNLRYGLHFMFSDSCSYIKNTFENNGAGVAVMYTRNVTMRENKFINNWGAASFGVLLKDLSDCLIEKNLFEQNTNGLYLEGCNRITVRYNNFINNGWGIKLMANSMDNYFYDNNFISNSFDVLTNSRNNFNSFTRNYWNKYNGFDLDRDGFGDVFYRPVKMFSIIVEREQASLILIHSLFVEILNIAESILPSLTPENLKDNQPRMYPIKI, encoded by the coding sequence ATGATTAAAACAGAATTAAGAACAATTTTACTTCTTTATATTCTTTTTTTACTGAACTCTGCATATTCTCAGATTTATGTTAATCCAGGACAAAATTTAAATGAGATAATCCAGAATTCTCCAACGGGTTCAACTATAATTATCAAACCTGGCATTTATAAAGTAGATAACTTAATCATTAATAAGCCGCTTACAATTATTGGTGAAAATTATCCAATACTCCAGGGAAATCTTAAGGATGAGGTCATAACAATAAATTCTAATCAAGTTAAAATTAGAGGTCTAAAAATTTCAAACGCAGGAGTAAATTTTTTAAAAGAAAATGCTGCAATAAGACTTGAGGAGGTAAGTAATTGTTTAATTGAAAACAATATTCTCACAAATAATTTTTTCGGCATATACATTTCTAAATCGTTTAATTGTGTTGTAAGAAATAATAAGATCGAAGCTTTTAATAAATCGGAAACTACTTCTGGCAACGGAATTCATCTATGGTACAGCAAGGCAATAACAATTGAAAATAACGAAATCACTGGTCACCGTGATGGAATATACTTTGAGTTTGTTAGACACTCCTTGGTTAAAAACAATTACAGCAAAAATAATTTGAGATATGGACTACACTTTATGTTTTCGGATAGCTGCTCGTACATAAAGAATACATTTGAAAATAATGGAGCCGGCGTTGCTGTAATGTATACCCGAAATGTAACTATGAGAGAAAACAAATTTATAAACAATTGGGGAGCTGCTTCGTTTGGAGTTTTATTAAAAGATTTAAGTGATTGTTTAATTGAAAAAAATCTCTTTGAGCAGAATACAAATGGTTTATACCTCGAAGGATGCAATAGAATAACAGTTCGCTATAATAATTTTATCAATAATGGGTGGGGAATAAAATTAATGGCAAATTCGATGGATAATTATTTTTACGATAACAATTTTATTTCCAACTCATTCGATGTTCTTACAAACAGCAGAAATAATTTTAATTCATTTACAAGAAATTACTGGAATAAATATAATGGTTTCGACCTCGATAGAGATGGATTTGGAGATGTTTTTTATAGACCTGTAAAAATGTTTTCCATAATTGTTGAAAGAGAACAAGCATCACTGATTTTAATTCACAGTCTATTTGTGGAAATCCTGAACATTGCTGAAAGTATTCTTCCATCTTTAACTCCTGAAAATTTAAAAGACAATCAGCCAAGAATGTACCCAATTAAGATTTAA
- a CDS encoding GNAT family N-acetyltransferase: MKKEISDETIKTIAASFIKQAQKYGFTLNDYLRFTNYLLDEAMQALSLNTEKKETTIYLQGSIKKLPLETERLIIRQTTKKDLSIIKSWLEDKEGRFFLLSRLDNQQETIDEVFENENNLLGTICLKDKTPIGLIAYLNIDEYHRKAELRKMIGVTKERGKGYGNEATKAWIEYGFFTLNLEKIYLTTINTDIKNIRINEALGFRVEGLLRNELKIDGEYYDVLQMSLLKEWVINKESQK; encoded by the coding sequence ATGAAAAAAGAAATTTCCGATGAAACGATTAAGACTATTGCTGCTTCTTTTATTAAGCAAGCCCAAAAGTATGGTTTTACTCTAAATGATTATCTACGATTCACCAATTATTTACTCGATGAAGCAATGCAAGCTTTATCATTAAATACAGAAAAAAAAGAAACAACTATTTATCTACAAGGATCAATTAAAAAATTACCATTAGAAACAGAAAGATTAATTATAAGACAGACAACGAAAAAAGATTTATCAATTATTAAATCATGGTTAGAAGATAAAGAGGGCAGATTTTTTCTTTTAAGCAGACTTGATAATCAGCAGGAAACTATTGATGAGGTTTTTGAAAATGAAAACAATTTGCTTGGAACAATTTGCTTGAAAGATAAAACTCCAATTGGTTTAATTGCCTACTTAAATATCGATGAATATCATCGAAAGGCTGAATTGCGTAAAATGATAGGCGTTACGAAAGAGAGAGGGAAAGGCTATGGTAACGAAGCAACAAAAGCATGGATTGAGTATGGTTTTTTTACTTTAAACCTTGAGAAAATCTACCTTACAACAATTAACACCGATATTAAAAACATAAGAATTAACGAAGCACTTGGATTTAGAGTTGAAGGATTATTACGGAATGAACTTAAGATTGATGGTGAATATTATGATGTACTTCAAATGAGTTTATTGAAAGAATGGGTAATTAACAAAGAGAGTCAGAAATGA
- the acs gene encoding acetate--CoA ligase, translated as MQHKNLSGEVYYPSQEVLEKAHIKNWDELNEYARKDYLGFWEKMANELHWFEKWDKVLDDSNKPFYKWFTNAKLNVAYNCLDVHLKTPRRNKLALIWEGENGDLRTYSYHALHREVCKFANVLKSLGVQKGDRVTIYMGRIPEIVMAMLACARIGAIHSVVYGGFSVEALSERIEDSQSKVLIVADGAFQRGKIVPLKQIADEALQRCGTVQSVLVVKRTGQPVNMEQDRDMWYHELVNLPFVTQNCSLEIMDSEDPLFILYTSGTTGKPKAILHTQGGYMVGVYTTLKFVFDIHEEDRYWCAADPGWITGHSYIVYGPLLNGATSFLYEGAPNYPYPNRWWQMIEKYGINILYTAPTAIRGLMRFGEAWVNRHDLSSLRLLGSVGEPINPEAWRWYYKVVGKEKCPIMDTWWQTETGMFMITPMPCVPLKPGSGTRPFPGIEMDVVDDNGNSVPPNEEGYLVIKTPWPSMLRTVYKDPERYVNQYWSKFPGWYLTGDSAKKDEDGYFWIIGRVDDVIKVSGYRLGTAEIESALVSHPAVAEAAAIGLPHEVKGNAIYAYVILRNGYEKSPQLVEELRQHVAHEVGPIAKPEHIEFVDSLPKTRSGKIMRRVLKARALGQDPGNLSTLEE; from the coding sequence ATGCAGCACAAAAATCTTTCGGGCGAAGTTTATTATCCTTCTCAAGAAGTCCTCGAAAAAGCACATATCAAAAATTGGGATGAATTGAATGAGTATGCAAGAAAAGATTATTTAGGTTTCTGGGAAAAAATGGCAAATGAACTTCACTGGTTTGAGAAATGGGATAAAGTTTTAGATGACTCAAACAAACCTTTTTATAAATGGTTTACTAACGCAAAACTAAATGTAGCTTATAACTGCCTTGATGTACATTTAAAAACTCCAAGAAGAAATAAACTTGCACTTATCTGGGAAGGTGAAAATGGCGACTTAAGAACATATTCTTACCATGCTTTACATCGTGAAGTGTGTAAGTTTGCAAATGTCCTTAAAAGTCTCGGAGTGCAAAAGGGTGATCGTGTAACGATTTATATGGGAAGGATTCCTGAAATTGTAATGGCAATGCTTGCCTGTGCAAGAATAGGCGCAATCCATTCTGTTGTTTATGGTGGATTTTCTGTAGAAGCATTAAGTGAAAGAATTGAAGATAGTCAATCAAAAGTTCTGATAGTTGCTGACGGTGCGTTCCAGAGAGGCAAAATTGTTCCTTTAAAACAAATTGCTGATGAAGCATTACAAAGATGCGGAACTGTTCAAAGCGTATTGGTAGTGAAAAGAACAGGTCAGCCGGTAAATATGGAACAAGATCGAGATATGTGGTATCACGAGCTTGTAAATCTTCCATTTGTTACACAGAATTGTTCACTTGAAATAATGGATTCAGAAGATCCGCTATTTATACTTTACACATCTGGCACTACTGGTAAACCTAAAGCTATACTCCACACTCAGGGTGGTTATATGGTTGGCGTTTACACAACTTTGAAATTTGTTTTTGATATTCATGAAGAAGATAGATACTGGTGTGCTGCAGATCCTGGGTGGATTACCGGCCACAGCTATATAGTTTATGGTCCACTATTGAATGGAGCTACATCTTTTCTATATGAAGGAGCTCCTAATTATCCCTATCCGAACCGATGGTGGCAAATGATTGAAAAGTATGGAATAAATATTCTATACACTGCACCTACAGCAATTCGCGGATTGATGCGTTTTGGTGAAGCCTGGGTTAATCGTCACGATTTGTCCTCTCTTAGATTACTCGGAAGTGTTGGTGAACCAATTAATCCTGAAGCATGGCGATGGTATTACAAAGTTGTTGGGAAAGAAAAATGTCCAATTATGGATACCTGGTGGCAAACTGAAACTGGTATGTTTATGATTACTCCGATGCCTTGCGTTCCTCTAAAACCTGGTTCAGGAACAAGACCATTTCCTGGAATTGAAATGGATGTTGTAGATGATAATGGAAATTCTGTCCCGCCCAATGAAGAAGGATATCTCGTTATTAAAACACCCTGGCCCTCAATGCTAAGAACAGTTTATAAAGATCCTGAAAGATATGTAAATCAATACTGGAGTAAATTCCCCGGTTGGTATCTTACAGGCGATAGTGCAAAGAAAGACGAAGATGGTTATTTCTGGATTATTGGTCGAGTTGATGATGTAATTAAAGTCAGTGGATATAGATTGGGAACTGCTGAGATTGAAAGTGCGCTTGTAAGTCATCCAGCTGTTGCTGAAGCAGCTGCAATTGGTCTGCCTCATGAAGTCAAAGGTAATGCAATTTATGCTTATGTCATTTTACGAAATGGTTACGAAAAATCACCTCAACTTGTTGAAGAACTTCGTCAGCATGTTGCTCATGAAGTTGGTCCCATTGCAAAACCCGAACACATTGAGTTTGTAGATTCGTTACCTAAGACAAGAAGCGGTAAAATTATGAGAAGAGTATTGAAGGCAAGAGCCTTAGGTCAAGATCCTGGAAATCTTTCAACATTGGAAGAATAA
- a CDS encoding cupin domain-containing protein, which translates to METKKQNLTEAIDYQVSSIVSKQIIKKPNGNVTLFALDKGESIAEHTSPYEALVQILEGKMVVTIGGQPYTLVEGDSILLPPNISHGLVAEEKTKMLLTMIK; encoded by the coding sequence ATGGAGACTAAAAAACAAAATCTAACAGAAGCTATTGATTATCAGGTTAGTTCAATTGTAAGCAAGCAAATCATTAAAAAACCAAATGGTAATGTTACACTATTTGCACTTGATAAAGGTGAATCTATCGCTGAACATACTTCTCCATATGAAGCTCTTGTTCAAATTTTAGAAGGGAAAATGGTAGTAACTATTGGAGGGCAACCTTACACATTGGTGGAAGGAGATTCTATTCTCCTTCCGCCTAATATTTCACACGGGTTAGTTGCTGAAGAAAAAACCAAAATGTTATTAACAATGATTAAATGA
- a CDS encoding UpxY family transcription antiterminator — MKSVDTIHWYVFYTKPRFEKKIHQKLIAKGIESYLPLIKVWRQWRDRKKLIEEPLFKSYIFAHVNEKGRLEVLQTDGIVRCISFNGRVAIVPDEQIEYVKKIVEFKQDSLKVSEQIYKGVKVRVISGPLEGMEGYVEYIDEDKWVVFNVDAVNHSIRVKLSREEVIKILDPEPEKEKTTYKFKNLI; from the coding sequence ATGAAATCAGTAGATACTATTCATTGGTATGTATTTTATACAAAACCACGGTTTGAAAAGAAGATTCATCAGAAATTAATTGCAAAGGGGATAGAAAGCTATTTACCTCTAATAAAAGTCTGGCGACAATGGAGAGATAGAAAAAAACTAATCGAAGAACCTTTATTTAAGTCTTACATTTTTGCTCATGTCAATGAAAAAGGCAGACTCGAAGTTTTGCAAACAGATGGGATCGTTCGATGTATTTCTTTCAATGGAAGAGTTGCAATTGTTCCAGATGAACAAATTGAGTATGTGAAAAAGATTGTTGAATTCAAACAGGATAGTCTTAAAGTTTCTGAACAAATTTATAAGGGTGTGAAAGTTAGAGTAATCAGTGGTCCACTTGAAGGTATGGAAGGATATGTTGAGTATATAGACGAAGATAAGTGGGTAGTGTTTAATGTAGATGCAGTAAATCATTCTATTAGAGTTAAACTTTCGAGAGAGGAAGTAATCAAAATTCTTGACCCTGAACCTGAAAAAGAAAAAACAACTTACAAATTCAAAAACTTAATTTAA
- a CDS encoding nucleoside 2-deoxyribosyltransferase yields MNKKIYCAGPISGDTTYQENYKKIIELVKNNGFHPLYEPELKPNYVLTDKEIYRRDINWLTDSAGMIAEVSGSSLGVGFEIAYALFELKKPVLALYHESVPRLSAMIKGCDSPLLSVQKYRDEFELEKFIKIYLQLVLK; encoded by the coding sequence ATGAATAAAAAAATTTATTGTGCTGGTCCAATTAGTGGAGATACAACTTATCAGGAAAATTATAAAAAAATTATTGAGCTTGTAAAAAACAATGGATTTCATCCTTTATATGAACCCGAATTAAAACCTAATTATGTTTTGACTGATAAAGAAATTTATCGAAGAGATATAAACTGGTTGACAGATTCGGCTGGAATGATTGCTGAAGTATCGGGTTCAAGTCTGGGAGTTGGTTTTGAAATTGCCTATGCTTTATTTGAATTAAAGAAACCTGTTCTTGCCTTGTATCACGAAAGTGTCCCAAGACTTTCTGCAATGATAAAAGGATGCGATTCTCCATTGCTTTCTGTTCAGAAATACAGGGATGAATTTGAACTAGAGAAGTTCATTAAAATATATTTGCAACTGGTTCTTAAATAA
- the bshA gene encoding N-acetyl-alpha-D-glucosaminyl L-malate synthase BshA, which translates to MNIAITCYPTYGGSGVVATELGKALAEKGHKVHFISYGIPMRLDRLKENIFYHEVEMSNYPLFEFPLYSLALASKMIEVCEYEMIDLFHVHYAIPHSVSAYLAKQIALENGYNKIKIITTLHGTDITLVGLEPSFLPLVKFSIEKSDGVTAVSKFLRDKTLTNYQINKEIEVIPNFVDTEIYKPKENCVFKSHFAPNGEKVLVHISNFRPVKRVPDVIRIFHLVKQKVPSKLILAGDGPDRSECEKLVRELNLKNDVYFLGKQEAVVDILNAGDIFIMPSQSESFGLSALEAMACGLPTVTTSIGGLPELVVHNETGYIAEIGDVERMAKYTIDLLTNSNKYKKFSENARKRAVEFFNKEKIVNLYEEFYQKVLNQ; encoded by the coding sequence ATGAACATTGCAATAACTTGTTATCCGACTTATGGTGGAAGTGGAGTAGTAGCTACTGAACTTGGTAAAGCTCTTGCAGAAAAAGGGCACAAAGTTCATTTCATTTCTTATGGAATACCGATGAGATTGGACCGCTTGAAAGAGAATATTTTTTATCATGAAGTTGAAATGAGTAATTATCCTTTGTTTGAATTTCCTCTTTATTCTCTTGCTCTTGCAAGTAAAATGATTGAAGTCTGTGAATATGAAATGATTGATTTATTCCATGTTCATTATGCAATTCCACATTCCGTTAGTGCATATCTTGCAAAACAAATTGCTCTTGAGAATGGATACAATAAAATTAAAATTATTACAACGCTGCACGGAACAGATATAACTCTTGTTGGACTTGAACCATCTTTTCTGCCATTAGTTAAGTTTTCGATTGAAAAAAGCGACGGTGTAACAGCAGTTTCAAAATTTTTAAGAGATAAAACTCTGACAAATTATCAAATCAATAAAGAAATTGAAGTAATACCTAATTTTGTTGATACTGAAATTTATAAACCAAAAGAGAATTGCGTCTTTAAATCTCATTTTGCACCAAATGGTGAGAAAGTTCTTGTGCACATTTCAAATTTTCGACCTGTAAAAAGAGTGCCTGATGTAATCCGAATTTTTCATCTGGTCAAACAAAAAGTCCCATCGAAATTAATCCTTGCTGGTGATGGACCCGATAGAAGTGAATGTGAAAAATTAGTCCGTGAGTTGAACTTAAAAAATGATGTTTACTTTTTAGGTAAGCAAGAAGCTGTTGTTGATATTTTAAATGCTGGTGATATCTTCATAATGCCAAGTCAGTCTGAAAGTTTTGGACTTTCGGCACTTGAGGCTATGGCTTGCGGACTTCCAACAGTTACAACCAGCATTGGTGGATTGCCCGAACTGGTTGTTCATAATGAAACTGGTTACATTGCTGAGATAGGTGATGTTGAGCGAATGGCTAAATATACAATTGATTTATTGACAAATTCTAATAAGTATAAAAAATTTTCTGAGAATGCCAGAAAAAGAGCGGTTGAATTTTTCAATAAAGAAAAAATTGTCAATCTATATGAAGAATTTTATCAAAAGGTCCTTAATCAATGA